A stretch of Corallococcus macrosporus DNA encodes these proteins:
- a CDS encoding cation:proton antiporter, which yields MLLEVPILIGLMVAAIALAIAAKRASVPYNVALVLGGLLISVAHLLPGVPPLNPQVVFLICLPLLLFEGGIMADLNGIRANAVPIGVLSTLGMVLAIGATGASLHWMLHLAWGPALLLGAILAVTDTVSILYAFRRAPVPGRLAGIIQGESLFNDGTALVAYTAIAAVVAGGAAPTLGSLGGHVLLASVGGAVVGLGLGLLGGFIIRRAEDPLAEIMVTTAVALASYVLAEEVHLSGAISAVVAGLAVGVTLRREVAPQSQVAIHSFWEYATFGVNTFLFLSVGLDTRPEALQGHLPGVGIAVVAVVMGRAVAIYLPFLLLKLFKPAESIPLRWQHVFLVGNIKGALSIGLALGLPESTPAREQIVSIAFGVTLVSMVGQGLMLTGALKWLGLFQQDAVALEMAEQRGKLIASRAAHVELDALHTQGLLPRAAYEHLRSEYQVNIARAERELRRISEQHLAEGAKDLLSMRRRLIDAERTALQGARRNGLIPEATAEEMLAHLDARMLDLEKVLHGGHAGKDSKEHKAS from the coding sequence GTGCTACTGGAAGTACCCATCCTCATCGGCCTGATGGTGGCGGCCATCGCGCTTGCCATCGCCGCCAAGCGGGCCAGCGTGCCGTACAACGTCGCGCTGGTGCTTGGTGGCTTGCTCATCTCCGTCGCACACCTGCTGCCGGGCGTCCCACCGCTCAACCCCCAGGTGGTCTTCCTCATCTGTCTTCCCCTGCTGCTCTTCGAGGGCGGCATCATGGCGGACCTCAATGGCATCCGCGCCAACGCGGTCCCCATTGGCGTGCTGTCCACGCTGGGGATGGTGCTCGCCATTGGCGCCACCGGCGCCTCGCTGCACTGGATGCTGCACCTGGCGTGGGGGCCCGCGCTGCTCTTGGGCGCCATCCTCGCGGTGACGGACACGGTGTCCATCCTCTATGCCTTCCGCCGCGCGCCGGTGCCCGGACGGCTGGCCGGCATCATCCAGGGTGAGAGCCTCTTCAACGACGGCACCGCGCTGGTGGCGTACACGGCCATCGCGGCGGTGGTGGCGGGTGGCGCGGCGCCCACGCTGGGCTCGCTGGGCGGCCACGTGCTGCTCGCGTCGGTGGGCGGCGCGGTGGTGGGGCTGGGCTTGGGCCTGCTGGGCGGCTTCATCATCCGGCGCGCGGAGGATCCGCTCGCGGAGATCATGGTGACGACGGCGGTGGCGCTGGCGTCCTACGTGCTGGCGGAAGAGGTGCACCTGTCGGGCGCCATCTCCGCGGTGGTGGCGGGGCTGGCGGTGGGCGTCACGCTGCGGCGGGAGGTGGCGCCGCAGAGCCAGGTGGCCATCCACTCCTTCTGGGAGTACGCCACCTTCGGCGTCAACACGTTCCTCTTCCTCTCCGTCGGTCTGGACACGCGGCCGGAGGCGCTCCAGGGGCACCTGCCGGGCGTGGGCATCGCGGTGGTGGCGGTGGTGATGGGGCGCGCGGTGGCCATCTACCTGCCCTTCCTGCTGCTCAAGCTGTTCAAGCCCGCGGAGTCCATCCCGCTGCGCTGGCAGCACGTGTTCCTGGTGGGCAACATCAAGGGCGCGCTGTCCATCGGTCTGGCGCTGGGCCTCCCGGAGTCCACGCCCGCGCGCGAGCAGATCGTCTCCATCGCGTTCGGCGTCACGCTGGTGTCCATGGTGGGCCAGGGGCTGATGCTCACGGGCGCGCTCAAGTGGCTGGGGTTGTTCCAGCAGGACGCGGTGGCGCTGGAGATGGCGGAGCAGCGCGGGAAGCTCATCGCCAGCCGCGCGGCGCACGTGGAACTGGACGCGTTGCACACGCAGGGCCTGCTGCCGCGCGCGGCCTATGAGCACCTGCGCAGCGAGTACCAGGTGAACATCGCCCGGGCGGAGCGGGAGCTGCGGCGCATCAGCGAGCAGCACCTGGCCGAAGGGGCGAAGGACCTGCTGAGCATGCGCAGGCGGCTCATCGACGCGGAGCGCACGGCGTTGCAGGGCGCGCGGCGCAACGGGCTGATTCCGGAGGCGACGGCGGAGGAGATGCTGGCGCACCTGGACGCGCGGATGTTGGACCTGGAGAAGGTGCTGCACGGCGGGCACGCGGGCAAGGACAGCAAGGAGCACAAGGCGTCATGA
- a CDS encoding ABC transporter ATP-binding protein, whose amino-acid sequence MKSGSLDTLVLSVTALRKTYGAHTAVDGISFHVGRREIVGLLGPNGAGKSTTINMLLGVLEPTSGTIAIEGTDLGTQRVKALSRTNFAAVYAPLPGNLTVAQNLRVFGLIYGVKGLSARIGALLEEYDLKRFRDTKCGVLSSGEQTRVSLAKAMLNQPRLLLLDEPTASLDPATAVDIRTRIKAFAAKGDSSVLWTSHNMYEVEAVCDRVLFLARGRVLLEGDPRTLPREHGRKSLEELFIAVANEPLALERSEAP is encoded by the coding sequence ATGAAATCCGGCTCGCTGGACACCCTGGTGCTCTCCGTCACGGCGCTGCGCAAGACGTACGGCGCCCACACGGCCGTGGATGGCATCTCCTTCCACGTGGGCCGCCGCGAAATCGTGGGGCTGCTGGGACCCAACGGCGCGGGCAAGAGCACCACCATCAACATGCTCCTGGGCGTGCTCGAGCCCACCTCCGGCACCATCGCCATCGAGGGCACGGACCTGGGCACACAGCGGGTGAAGGCGCTGTCACGCACCAACTTCGCCGCCGTCTACGCACCCCTGCCGGGCAACCTCACCGTGGCGCAGAACCTGCGTGTCTTTGGCCTCATCTACGGCGTGAAGGGGCTGTCCGCCCGCATCGGGGCGCTGCTGGAGGAGTACGACCTGAAGCGCTTCCGCGACACCAAGTGCGGCGTGCTGTCCTCCGGCGAGCAGACGCGCGTGTCGCTGGCCAAGGCCATGCTCAACCAGCCGCGCCTGCTGCTGCTGGACGAACCCACCGCGTCGCTGGATCCGGCCACGGCGGTGGACATCCGCACCCGCATCAAGGCCTTCGCCGCGAAGGGCGACAGCAGCGTGCTGTGGACGTCCCACAACATGTACGAGGTGGAGGCCGTCTGTGACCGCGTCCTCTTCCTCGCGCGCGGCCGGGTGCTGCTGGAGGGAGACCCCAGGACGCTGCCCCGCGAGCACGGCAGGAAGTCGCTGGAGGAGCTGTTCATCGCCGTGGCCAACGAGCCGCTGGCGCTGGAGCGGAGCGAAGCGCCATGA
- a CDS encoding ABC transporter permease: MNLDHVAGIALRQFYLYKGNFARVVPLFAWVAIDMVLWGFMTRYLNSVTSSGYNFVPALLGAVLLWDFFARVMQGLTTGFFEDVWSRNFLNVFATPLTLTEYVSGLVVTSIATSAIGLVVMLLLSTTVFGLSFAAYGAMFIPFVMVLFLFGIALGILSSALVLRLGPASEWFVWPIPSLLSPFVGVFYPLSTLPEWMQWVAKLLPPSYVFEGVRTLVAGGEFSGATLGWGLALAVLDIVLAGWVFQRVYRYAVRTGLLARYSAESVS, translated from the coding sequence ATGAACCTGGACCACGTCGCCGGCATCGCGCTGCGCCAATTCTATCTCTACAAGGGCAACTTCGCGCGCGTGGTGCCGCTGTTCGCGTGGGTGGCCATCGACATGGTGCTGTGGGGCTTCATGACCCGGTACCTCAACAGCGTCACGTCCTCCGGCTACAACTTCGTGCCGGCGCTCTTGGGCGCGGTACTGCTCTGGGACTTCTTCGCGCGCGTGATGCAGGGCCTGACGACGGGCTTCTTCGAGGACGTCTGGTCGCGCAACTTCCTCAACGTCTTCGCCACGCCCCTCACGCTGACGGAGTACGTGAGCGGCCTGGTGGTGACGAGCATCGCGACCAGCGCCATCGGCCTCGTCGTCATGCTGCTCTTGTCCACCACCGTGTTCGGGCTGTCCTTCGCCGCCTACGGCGCGATGTTCATTCCCTTCGTGATGGTGCTGTTCCTCTTCGGCATCGCGCTGGGCATCCTCAGCAGCGCGCTGGTGCTGCGGCTGGGGCCCGCGTCGGAGTGGTTCGTCTGGCCCATCCCCAGCCTGTTGTCCCCGTTCGTGGGCGTCTTCTACCCGCTGTCCACGCTGCCGGAGTGGATGCAGTGGGTGGCGAAGCTGCTGCCCCCGTCCTACGTCTTCGAGGGCGTGCGCACGCTGGTGGCCGGCGGCGAGTTCTCCGGCGCCACGCTGGGCTGGGGCCTCGCCCTGGCGGTGCTGGACATCGTGCTGGCGGGCTGGGTCTTCCAGCGGGTCTACCGCTACGCCGTGCGCACGGGCCTCCTGGCCCGCTACAGCGCGGAGAGCGTGAGCTGA
- a CDS encoding PQQ-dependent sugar dehydrogenase, translated as MPSRRLLLSALVVLAASASACRRSQAQGTASREDCVLMEDGWGQDGTVPITVDVVAEGLEVPWGVAFLPGPEGDALITERPGRVRLLRGGQLRPGAVATLPLAASGEGGLLGIAAHPDFATNRQFYLYVTTQADGKAQNRVERWTLSPDGTSATFERVILGNIPSAKYHDGGRLRFGPDGMLYVGTGDSRDPDLSQDVASPAGKLLRVTPEGAVPGDNPFPDSPAFLLGVRNTQGFDWRDASTLYVTDHGPSGETMRFGHDEVNVVKAGDNLGWPGIYSCETQNGRITPSLTFDDAAPPGGAAVYTGSAIPEWRGSLLVGTLKSQHLHRVEFDAREPRRVAKHEVYLRDTWGRLRDVLMGPDGHLYVTTSNCDGRGTCGPRKDLLLRVRR; from the coding sequence ATGCCCTCCCGCCGCCTGCTGCTGTCCGCCCTCGTGGTGCTCGCCGCGTCCGCCTCCGCCTGCCGCAGGAGCCAGGCGCAGGGCACGGCGTCGCGCGAGGACTGCGTCCTGATGGAGGACGGCTGGGGACAGGACGGCACCGTGCCCATCACCGTGGACGTGGTGGCGGAAGGACTGGAGGTCCCCTGGGGTGTCGCCTTCCTGCCGGGCCCGGAGGGAGACGCGCTCATCACCGAGCGGCCGGGCCGCGTGCGGCTGCTGCGCGGCGGACAGCTGCGACCCGGGGCCGTGGCCACGCTGCCCCTGGCGGCGAGCGGCGAGGGCGGCCTGCTGGGCATCGCCGCGCACCCGGACTTCGCGACGAACCGCCAGTTCTACCTGTACGTGACGACGCAGGCGGACGGGAAGGCGCAGAACCGGGTGGAGCGCTGGACGCTGTCGCCGGACGGCACGAGCGCGACCTTCGAGCGCGTCATCCTGGGCAACATCCCTTCCGCGAAGTACCACGACGGCGGGCGGCTGCGCTTCGGGCCGGACGGCATGCTGTACGTGGGCACGGGCGACTCGCGCGACCCGGACCTGTCGCAGGACGTGGCCAGCCCCGCAGGCAAGCTGCTGCGCGTGACGCCGGAGGGCGCCGTGCCCGGGGACAATCCCTTTCCCGACTCACCCGCGTTCCTCCTGGGCGTGCGCAACACGCAAGGCTTTGACTGGAGGGATGCCTCCACGCTGTACGTCACCGACCACGGCCCCAGCGGTGAGACGATGCGCTTTGGCCACGACGAGGTGAACGTGGTGAAGGCCGGCGACAACCTGGGCTGGCCCGGCATCTATTCGTGCGAGACGCAGAACGGGCGCATCACCCCGTCACTCACCTTCGACGACGCGGCGCCCCCGGGCGGCGCGGCCGTCTACACGGGCAGCGCGATTCCGGAGTGGAGGGGCTCGCTGCTCGTGGGGACGCTGAAGTCCCAGCACCTGCACCGGGTGGAGTTCGACGCCCGGGAGCCCCGCCGCGTGGCGAAGCACGAGGTGTACCTGCGCGATACCTGGGGCCGCCTGCGCGACGTGCTGATGGGCCCCGACGGCCACCTGTACGTCACCACCAGCAACTGCGACGGCCGGGGCACGTGTGGCCCGCGCAAGGACCTGCTCTTGCGCGTGCGGCGCTGA
- a CDS encoding type 1 glutamine amidotransferase domain-containing protein produces the protein MARIALIVANDFEDSEFQVPFDTLKQAGHEPVVIGVEAGKTLKGKKGAEIRTEKAVKEVKAADFAALVIPGGYSPDHLRMDIGMVGFVRDFFKADKPIAAVCHAPWMLVEADIADERTVTSFPSIKTDLINAGARWVDRQVVEDGNLITSRKPDDLQAFCAALLRQLKDGIAPRLESPLAPEATADRAPPVH, from the coding sequence ATGGCGCGCATCGCACTCATCGTGGCCAACGACTTCGAGGACTCCGAGTTCCAGGTCCCCTTCGACACGCTCAAGCAGGCGGGCCACGAGCCCGTCGTCATCGGCGTGGAGGCAGGCAAGACGCTCAAGGGCAAGAAGGGCGCGGAGATCCGCACGGAGAAGGCCGTGAAGGAGGTGAAGGCCGCGGACTTCGCCGCGCTGGTGATTCCGGGCGGCTACTCGCCGGACCACCTGCGCATGGACATCGGCATGGTCGGCTTCGTGCGCGACTTCTTCAAGGCGGACAAGCCCATCGCCGCCGTGTGCCACGCACCGTGGATGCTGGTGGAGGCGGACATCGCGGACGAGCGCACCGTCACGTCGTTCCCCTCCATCAAGACGGACCTCATCAACGCCGGCGCGCGCTGGGTGGACCGCCAGGTGGTGGAGGACGGCAACCTCATCACGTCCCGCAAGCCGGACGACCTGCAGGCCTTCTGCGCCGCCCTGCTGCGCCAGCTCAAGGACGGCATCGCCCCACGTCTGGAGTCGCCCCTGGCCCCGGAAGCCACCGCGGACCGCGCACCGCCAGTGCACTGA
- a CDS encoding type IV toxin-antitoxin system AbiEi family antitoxin domain-containing protein, with amino-acid sequence MLKRHREAWQLPASVGLTGFIQFLQDSKQLSVVRLSSDTGEVVTRYVWEQASPQAVALTLRPAAYLSHGTAARLHGLTDQFAKVIYVNKEQSPKPPPRGALTQEAIDRAFKGRQRASTYVFHFDIYRAVLLSGKNTGALGVEDVPTPEGEFLPATNVERTLIDLTVRPNYAGGVEEVLGAFRRAYEQEKVDVGKLLQTLGQLSYVYPYHQALGFYMERAGFSAEALAPLKKLGLHHDFYLAYGLKDLVYDAGWRLHHPRGL; translated from the coding sequence ATGCTCAAGCGGCACCGCGAAGCCTGGCAGCTCCCTGCTTCAGTAGGGCTGACCGGCTTCATCCAGTTCCTCCAGGACTCGAAGCAGCTCTCCGTGGTGCGCCTGTCCTCGGATACGGGGGAGGTGGTGACGCGCTACGTGTGGGAGCAGGCGTCTCCACAGGCCGTAGCCCTTACGTTGCGTCCGGCCGCCTATCTCTCGCATGGGACCGCGGCACGCCTGCACGGACTGACTGATCAGTTCGCCAAGGTCATCTACGTCAACAAGGAGCAGAGTCCGAAGCCCCCTCCCAGGGGGGCACTCACCCAGGAGGCCATCGACCGTGCCTTCAAGGGGCGGCAGCGCGCCTCGACCTACGTGTTCCACTTCGACATCTACCGGGCGGTCCTGCTTAGCGGAAAGAACACGGGGGCGTTGGGCGTGGAGGACGTCCCGACCCCAGAGGGAGAGTTCCTGCCCGCCACGAACGTTGAGCGGACGCTGATCGACCTGACGGTCCGTCCCAACTACGCGGGTGGTGTCGAGGAGGTCCTGGGCGCCTTCCGTCGTGCGTACGAGCAGGAGAAGGTAGACGTAGGAAAGCTGCTCCAGACGCTTGGCCAGCTGAGCTACGTCTATCCCTATCACCAGGCGCTGGGCTTCTACATGGAGCGGGCGGGCTTCAGCGCGGAGGCCCTGGCCCCCTTGAAGAAGCTGGGGCTGCACCACGATTTCTACCTGGCCTATGGGCTCAAGGACCTCGTGTACGACGCGGGCTGGCGGCTACACCACCCCCGCGGCTTGTAG
- a CDS encoding nucleotidyl transferase AbiEii/AbiGii toxin family protein has protein sequence MTPIPPFELAVLTASAIASSASLMDRLVLKGGNALQLIHKLGARASMDLDYSMEGDVEDADALGRELEAALSSRFSAAGYALIDFRFGPKPSTSGPGVNWGGYHAEFKVLTLVAMKRLEEELRRREARKGAVPNADQVQELHRRSAPKRTIDISKFEFCQGKAEATLVNGQRCFVYTPAMIAAEKLRALCQQMDEYEQRKNPASRARDFYDLHACIRYARVDLTAHRALMEGIFASKDVPLVLLRLLPEERHREFHRRSWSAVEAAVTGEVLEPFDFYFNFVCAEVARLQAAGVV, from the coding sequence GTGACACCCATCCCTCCGTTCGAACTCGCGGTCCTCACCGCCTCCGCCATTGCGTCCAGCGCGTCCTTGATGGACCGGCTGGTGCTCAAGGGAGGAAACGCGCTGCAGCTGATCCACAAACTGGGGGCCCGCGCCTCCATGGACCTGGACTACTCGATGGAAGGAGACGTCGAGGACGCGGACGCGCTGGGGCGTGAGCTGGAGGCCGCGTTGTCGTCGCGATTCTCCGCTGCCGGGTATGCACTCATCGACTTCCGCTTCGGGCCCAAGCCTTCGACCTCCGGCCCTGGGGTGAACTGGGGTGGCTACCACGCGGAGTTCAAGGTCCTGACGCTCGTGGCCATGAAACGGCTGGAGGAGGAACTGCGTCGGCGTGAGGCCAGGAAGGGAGCGGTCCCCAACGCGGATCAGGTTCAGGAACTGCATCGACGAAGCGCGCCGAAGCGGACCATCGACATCAGCAAGTTCGAGTTCTGCCAGGGCAAGGCCGAGGCCACGCTCGTCAATGGTCAGCGCTGTTTCGTGTACACGCCCGCGATGATCGCCGCCGAGAAGCTCCGAGCCCTCTGCCAGCAGATGGATGAGTACGAACAGCGAAAGAACCCCGCCAGCCGCGCCCGGGATTTCTATGACCTGCATGCCTGCATCCGCTACGCACGCGTGGACCTGACCGCACACCGCGCGCTGATGGAGGGCATCTTCGCGTCCAAGGATGTGCCACTCGTACTCCTGCGGCTCCTTCCGGAGGAGCGCCACCGGGAGTTCCATCGTCGGAGCTGGTCCGCCGTGGAGGCAGCGGTCACGGGCGAGGTGCTGGAGCCCTTCGACTTCTATTTCAATTTCGTCTGCGCGGAGGTCGCGCGGCTACAAGCCGCGGGGGTGGTGTAG
- a CDS encoding DUF1684 domain-containing protein, protein MNTLALVLSLALQAAPPEKPLPKPAAQAAQKKAPAAPTEDVAAATQAWQAERLQRLTSPDGWLTLVGLTWLKEGEQKAGSAPDSAVPLPAPVPAQAGTFVRQGDTVRFQPAAGVAFTLEGKPFTGGVLKTDEKGAPDVLRLGSVSFQVIRRGDRLGVRVKDSEAAARKQFHGIPLYPASADWKVEARLVPDEKPRMISVPTVLGFAEEMKSAGTLVFTVAGKEYRLTPVGEEGDGELFIVFGDETNRDTTYGAGRFLEAPLPDKEGRVVLDFNRAYNPPCAFSRFATCPLPPRGNRLALRVEAGEKRAGDH, encoded by the coding sequence ATGAACACCCTCGCCCTGGTCCTGTCCCTGGCCCTGCAGGCCGCGCCGCCAGAGAAGCCCCTCCCCAAGCCCGCCGCTCAGGCCGCGCAGAAGAAGGCCCCGGCCGCGCCCACGGAGGACGTCGCCGCCGCCACCCAGGCGTGGCAGGCGGAGCGGCTGCAACGCCTGACGTCACCGGACGGCTGGCTGACGCTGGTGGGGCTCACCTGGTTGAAGGAAGGCGAGCAGAAGGCAGGCAGCGCGCCCGACAGCGCGGTGCCGCTGCCCGCGCCGGTGCCGGCCCAGGCGGGCACGTTCGTGCGCCAGGGTGACACCGTGCGCTTCCAGCCCGCGGCGGGCGTGGCCTTCACGCTGGAGGGCAAGCCCTTCACGGGGGGCGTGCTGAAGACAGACGAGAAGGGCGCACCGGACGTGCTGCGGCTGGGGAGCGTGAGCTTCCAGGTCATCCGCCGGGGGGACCGGCTGGGCGTGCGGGTGAAGGACTCGGAGGCCGCGGCGCGCAAGCAGTTCCACGGCATCCCGCTGTACCCGGCCAGCGCGGACTGGAAGGTGGAGGCGCGGCTGGTGCCGGATGAGAAGCCGCGCATGATCAGCGTGCCCACGGTGCTGGGCTTCGCGGAGGAGATGAAGTCCGCGGGCACGCTCGTCTTCACGGTGGCGGGCAAGGAGTACCGCCTCACGCCCGTGGGGGAAGAGGGAGACGGAGAGCTGTTCATCGTCTTCGGCGACGAGACGAACCGCGACACGACCTACGGCGCCGGCCGCTTCCTCGAGGCGCCGCTGCCGGACAAGGAGGGGCGCGTGGTGCTGGACTTCAACCGCGCCTACAACCCGCCGTGCGCCTTCTCGCGTTTCGCCACCTGCCCGCTGCCCCCGCGCGGCAACCGCCTGGCCCTGCGCGTGGAGGCCGGCGAGAAGCGCGCGGGCGATCACTGA
- a CDS encoding 2-oxo acid dehydrogenase subunit E2, producing MNLDLHPAPPVSALRKLALGTWRAPRDPTAYAALEVRMEPALAFMASHRTRTGRRLTVTHLVAKAAADALRRYPEANVVLRGQRPWLREDVGVCVLVVQPASGASRVDLTTATVHRADQKSLEALADAMESRVSRVRAREDVEIERGKRRSSLLPGWLMGPALRLLSFVWYGLNVDLRRVGMPFDPFGSVAVTNLGSLGLERGFVAMVPYTRVPLLLAPGLVRDVPVVEDGALVPGKAMTLTCTWDARLIDVDLAARVLRHIGGALEDPRGWDAPGDEAR from the coding sequence GTGAACCTGGACCTCCACCCCGCGCCCCCCGTCAGTGCCCTGCGCAAGCTCGCGCTGGGGACGTGGCGCGCGCCCCGCGACCCCACCGCCTACGCGGCGCTGGAGGTCCGCATGGAGCCGGCGCTCGCGTTCATGGCCTCGCACCGCACGCGCACCGGCCGCCGGCTGACGGTGACGCACCTGGTGGCGAAGGCCGCGGCGGACGCGCTGCGCCGCTACCCGGAGGCCAACGTCGTGCTGCGCGGCCAGCGTCCGTGGCTGCGCGAGGACGTGGGCGTCTGCGTGCTGGTGGTGCAGCCAGCCAGCGGCGCGTCGCGCGTGGACCTCACCACCGCCACCGTGCACCGCGCGGACCAGAAGTCGCTGGAGGCCCTGGCGGACGCCATGGAGTCGCGCGTGTCGCGGGTCCGCGCGCGCGAGGACGTGGAGATTGAACGCGGCAAGCGCCGCTCGTCGCTCCTGCCCGGCTGGCTGATGGGCCCCGCGCTGCGGCTGTTGTCCTTTGTCTGGTACGGCCTGAACGTGGACCTGCGCCGCGTGGGCATGCCGTTCGACCCGTTCGGCTCCGTGGCGGTGACGAACCTGGGCTCGCTGGGGCTGGAGCGGGGCTTCGTCGCGATGGTGCCCTACACGCGCGTGCCGCTCTTGCTGGCCCCGGGCCTGGTGCGGGACGTGCCCGTGGTGGAGGACGGGGCGCTGGTGCCGGGCAAGGCCATGACGCTCACCTGCACCTGGGACGCGCGCCTCATCGACGTGGACCTGGCCGCGCGGGTGCTGAGGCACATCGGCGGCGCGCTGGAGGACCCCCGGGGGTGGGATGCACCGGGGGACGAAGCGCGGTAG
- a CDS encoding SDR family oxidoreductase, translating to MGRLDGKVAVITGGTTGIGFASAKRFAQEGAKVFLTGRRQAEVDRAVKEIGHGAVGVRGDVSVMADLDGLYARVKAEAGHIDVVFANAGGGEFAALGSITEAHFDQTFNVNVKGMLFTVQKALPLLKDGGSVILTGSTAGSDGSAAFSVYAATKAAVRSFARTWATDLKGRRIRVNTLSPGPIDTPGLNGLVADAAGAKQIKDYLTSLIPLGRMGQPDEVAKAALFLASDDSSFVNGAELFVDGGAGQV from the coding sequence ATGGGCAGGCTCGACGGCAAGGTGGCGGTCATCACGGGAGGAACCACGGGCATCGGCTTCGCGTCGGCGAAGCGGTTCGCGCAGGAGGGGGCGAAGGTGTTCCTCACCGGCCGCCGGCAGGCGGAGGTGGACCGGGCGGTGAAGGAGATTGGCCACGGCGCGGTGGGCGTGCGCGGGGACGTGTCCGTGATGGCGGACCTGGACGGGCTCTACGCCCGGGTGAAGGCGGAGGCGGGGCACATCGACGTGGTGTTCGCCAACGCGGGCGGCGGCGAGTTCGCGGCGCTGGGCTCCATCACGGAGGCGCACTTCGACCAGACGTTCAACGTCAACGTGAAGGGCATGCTGTTCACGGTGCAGAAGGCGCTGCCGCTCCTGAAGGACGGCGGCTCCGTCATCCTGACGGGCTCCACGGCGGGCTCGGACGGCTCGGCGGCGTTCAGCGTCTACGCGGCGACCAAGGCGGCCGTCCGCTCGTTCGCTCGCACCTGGGCCACGGACCTGAAGGGGCGGCGCATCCGGGTGAACACCCTCAGCCCGGGCCCCATCGACACGCCGGGACTCAACGGGCTGGTGGCCGACGCGGCGGGGGCGAAGCAGATCAAGGACTACCTCACCAGCCTCATCCCGCTGGGCCGCATGGGGCAGCCGGACGAGGTGGCGAAGGCGGCGCTGTTCCTCGCGTCGGACGACAGCAGCTTCGTCAACGGCGCGGAGCTCTTCGTGGACGGCGGCGCGGGACAGGTCTGA
- a CDS encoding TetR/AcrR family transcriptional regulator, with amino-acid sequence MARPRTFDEAQVLRAVRDQFWNKGYAATSMDDLMQATGLGKGSLYGAFGDKHQLFLKVFDAYCVSSVESVRKMLEGPDAGALERLRQHLLGVATSSAAPANRRGCLLGRGTAELASQDAQVADRALDTFRGLEAAFVRCLEQAQAHGDLAAHADPRKLGAMLLAVQRGLEAVGKSGMDEASLRGMVETAFENLPVPVKRRR; translated from the coding sequence ATGGCTCGGCCTCGGACATTCGATGAAGCGCAGGTGCTGCGCGCGGTGCGCGACCAGTTCTGGAACAAGGGCTACGCGGCGACGTCCATGGACGACCTGATGCAGGCGACCGGGCTGGGCAAGGGCAGCCTGTACGGGGCCTTTGGCGACAAGCATCAGCTCTTCCTGAAGGTGTTCGACGCGTACTGCGTGAGCTCCGTGGAGTCGGTGCGGAAGATGCTGGAGGGGCCGGACGCCGGAGCGCTGGAGCGGCTGCGTCAGCACCTGCTGGGGGTGGCCACCTCCTCGGCGGCGCCCGCGAACCGGCGTGGGTGCCTGCTGGGGCGCGGCACCGCGGAGCTGGCGTCGCAGGACGCGCAGGTGGCGGACCGGGCGCTGGACACCTTCCGGGGGCTGGAGGCCGCGTTCGTGCGCTGTCTGGAGCAGGCCCAGGCGCACGGGGACCTCGCGGCCCACGCGGACCCCCGGAAGCTGGGCGCCATGCTGCTCGCGGTCCAGCGGGGGCTGGAGGCCGTGGGCAAGTCGGGCATGGACGAGGCCAGCCTCCGAGGCATGGTGGAGACGGCTTTTGAAAACCTGCCCGTCCCGGTGAAGCGCCGCCGTTGA